DNA from Stenotrophomonas acidaminiphila:
ACGCCCTGCTGTTCCGCATCGCCTCCGGCGAAATGCTGGGCAAGGACCAGCCCGTCATCCTGCAGCTGCTGGAGATCGACAATGAGAAGGCCCAGGCCGCGCTGAAGGGCGTGGTCATGGAACTGGAAGACTGCGCGTTCCCGCTGCTGGCCGGCGTGTTCACCACCGCCGATCCGCTGGTGGCGTTCAAGGACGTCGACGTGGCCCTGCTGGTCGGCGCCCGTCCGCGCGGCCCGGGCATGGAGCGCAAGGACCTGCTGCTGGAAAACGCCAAGATCTTCACCGTGCAGGGCAAGGCGCTGAACGCCGTGGCCAAGCGCGACGTGAAGGTGCTGGTGGTCGGCAACCCGGCCAACACCAACGCCTACATCGCGATGAAGTCGGCGCCGGACCTGGACCCGAAGAACTTCACCGCCATGCTGCGCCTGGACCACAACCGCGCCCTGAGCCAGCTGTCGGCCAAGACCGGCAAGGCCGTGGACAGCTTCGAGAAGTTCACCGTGTGGGGCAACCACAGCCCGACCATGTACCCGGACTACCGCTTCGCCACCACCGGCGGCGCCTCGGTGGCCGAGCTGATCAACGACCAGGAATGGAACGCCAACACCTTCATTCCGACCGTCGGCAAGCGCGGCGCGGCCATCATCGC
Protein-coding regions in this window:
- a CDS encoding malate dehydrogenase (catalyzes the oxidation of malate to oxaloacetate), producing the protein MKAPVRVAVTGAAGNIGYALLFRIASGEMLGKDQPVILQLLEIDNEKAQAALKGVVMELEDCAFPLLAGVFTTADPLVAFKDVDVALLVGARPRGPGMERKDLLLENAKIFTVQGKALNAVAKRDVKVLVVGNPANTNAYIAMKSAPDLDPKNFTAMLRLDHNRALSQLSAKTGKAVDSFEKFTVWGNHSPTMYPDYRFATTGGASVAELINDQEWNANTFIPTVGKRGAAIIAARGLSSAASAANAAIDHVHDWVLGSNGKWVTMGVPSDGSYGIPEGVVFGFPVITENGKYTIVKDLPIDDFSKKYIDITLAELEEERAGVADLL